One Peptococcaceae bacterium genomic window, GTAATGCCGTCTACGTCATAGTCCCCGTAAATGCTTATGTGTTCGCTCTTCCTTACAGCTTCAAAAACCCTTTCCGCGGCTTGCTTCATACCCGGTATCTCCAGCGGGTCCCTCAAATCGTTAAAAGAGGCGTATAGATAAGCCCTCGCTTTCGCTGGAGAGTCAAAGCCCCTGTTAATTAGGATCCCGGCCGCAGTCGGGGAAATGCCCAGTTGGCTGGCCAAGTGCGCTGCTTTCTCGTTTTCGGTTTTGCCTACGCGCCAGATGCATTTTTCTTGCATGCTTATCTCCTGTTCCAAATATGTCGCTATGAAAAAAGAGACGGGCGTCTCTTTATTTATTCATTCGTCATTATTTATTCGCCGCTTGATTATCCTTCGTTCTCTGATTTCGCCTCAACAGCGGCTCCGGTTGTTGATTCCACCGCCGCCTCCTTTTTCTCTTCTTTTCCTTTAAGTCTCTCCAGTTCTTCTTCAAGCTTTTTGGCTTTCTTCTCAAACTCCGCCTTGTCATGGCTCAACTGCCGTATTTTCATCCAGGCGTCCACACGTTTAAACAACCCCAGAAAATAAAGGACCAGGGCGCCTGCCGCCGCCGCGCCCAGCAATACCAGGACCAGGGAAACAGAAAACGACCAGGTTATGAATTTTATAACTACCACTTCCGTATTCTGAACGGCAAAAATAGCCACCAGCAACGAAAACACCAGCGCGCTGATCAAATAAAACTGCATTCTCACCATCTCTCCCTTCTTCGTTCAATTATTTACCACTTAATTATTTGTTTAATTCGCTTTCGCTCTATCATAATCCTGCATTTCCCTGCAAACCCATAAAAAAGCCGCCGGCCAACACCGGCAGCCAGCAGTTTATAACTCAGGCGGTTTTTGCCTTCCCGTGTTCCTCCGGTTTGAACTGGTACCAGAGCGGGCTGGCCACGCAAATGGATGAATAGGCTCCACTTACCACCCCCACCAGCAAGGCCAGCGAAAAATTCTTGGTTGTCTCGCCGCCCA contains:
- a CDS encoding lipopolysaccharide assembly protein LapA domain-containing protein; amino-acid sequence: MQFYLISALVFSLLVAIFAVQNTEVVVIKFITWSFSVSLVLVLLGAAAAGALVLYFLGLFKRVDAWMKIRQLSHDKAEFEKKAKKLEEELERLKGKEEKKEAAVESTTGAAVEAKSENEG